TTGTTCAATTCTGCTTTGCTTTAGTTTTCGTTTGGTTTGAGTATCTACTTTTGTCCATACCCTGGTTCAAAACAAGTCTACTGTGTTTTCGTTTCAAAGTCCTGGTAACTTTTCTAGTCTATATCGTTGATCATATCATTTACGAATTCATTTTGTtgcagaagtacatgtagtttcacaTGGATAAGTGTTTTAGGTGAGGTCATGGATAACTGCAGGATGTTTggtccagaacccagaggtccatGGTTCAAATCCTGGCATGCAACCAATTttgtgcccatgggaaaggTACATTTCAACTGCCATAATTGTAACATTGCATCGCCTCTACTAAATCATTAATATGCAGTCTCTAGTTGTCAGTGTAACATGCTAAAGATTCACAAAAAGTCGAAAGAACTGTCAGAGCTCACATTATCATACCATTTATTAAGTACTCATTGATAGACAAAAAATGATTCAGAAGTACAACTATATTTAGAGGCTGTACAACCAAGATTGGTGCAATGCCTCTTTATTTGTTAAACATGAAGTACGAACTGATTAGCACTGATCATGAGAAGAAGCTCACTGAATATAAAGCTCCTGTCGCACATTCATGATTCATGACTCTGCTCCTGACcactcagggttggacaagttttctaaaatccacttgtcctattgggcaagtacttaaaaaatttacttgcccgaaccaacttttcacttgcccgaaatctaaatgacattttgctatgtatattcatggccttcaaatttcttcaatggaatttttgttattggctctattttctgtgttaatcaatgcttgatgtcatgaatttgaaaagtagcaagtacatcaaaatctcactcaatggagaaaagctaacttgtccgatcgggcaagtggggaaggacaatgCACTTGCCCGactggcattttcacttgcccgggactatagggctagtggacttgtttatccctgccaCTCCTCAACTTAAGTCAGCAGTGTTACTTAGGATTAGCTTGAAATTCATCATGATTCTATTTCCAGTTCTTCTGACCGCATCCAAGCAAAACTTTCCCGACTGTTTCCGAAGGAATTTCATAGATGGCTTGTGCAGACAATGTTTGAAAATCAACTATTAGGCAAACTCAACAACCAACTCACCACCAAAGATGGCCTTACTCCCAACCACGGTCTGGGGATGGTTGGGCAAGATAGCGAATGGGAGGCCATGACTACtgacatgtatgtgtgacaggggtTTGAAGGAGCAAGAAGGCAAATTGTTAATgtgatatcaaagaacacacaAGAAGAGTTTTTCTTATCGGCCGGGCTTAAGATTAGTTTTGTAAGCTAAAAGTTGTCAGACGTTGCTGACATctttgtattcagccatagacTGAGATTAATTATTTTcgaatacatgtacctggggAGTTTGTGTTTGGGACTAATGGATATTCTATTGTATAATGTGAattagtatacatttttttgcttCCTAAATTTAATATCAATCGGAAAACAGCACTACCATTTGGAGATGAGGACTCCTTTAAATCTTATTCCGAAATATCAGTCCAGTGGCTCCACCCTCAGTCGAATCGGTTCCATAGGGACGGGCAACACTTTCCACTTGTTCAGCTTCACAGGGACCTGCATGGGTGGAAGAGATACAAACCGTTAAGCTCATGGTGTGGTGTGTATCAAAGACAGATGAGAATTACACACGGAGAGAATCTGTATACTGTAAAAAGGGAAATGTTCGTGGGGGATTTCGTTTTTCGTTCGACAAGGAGATATTGGGGCATTtaatttgcagtggttttatgttcgcagttaaAACATGGGGTTGACGGGCaaaagacatgaaaataattGCTGTTGTTCGAAGTTTACAGTAATCTTTACTGTAAACTTTGAACAACACCAATCACGTACTGTGAAAACTGaacataaaccacttcaaacatTTCCGCTTTTACAGTATTCAAGAAAATATCAGTTAAAACTGCCTCTGATTGCCTCATATCAGTTAAAACTGCCCTTGAAGACAAACTTGAAATCTGTTTCTATTTGTGGACATGTGGtctctatatatatagacaggattcttttTGAATTACTGTGCCAATGGGAGAATTATATAAGGGACCACTAGACGAgtgggtggagaaggaagtgcacacccctccttcaccgttaaaagtcacgtgcaggccaggcagacgagTCGCCTAATCCACCCtttctgcctaccattgtcttccgagacagatagatgccaacaacaacaatttgcAGTAACGAGATCCACTCGACAAAGTCCGCCATCTCTGATTGACCCATTATAAAAGGTGAGTTAAATATGACTCACAGTGTCGGGTCCAGTCACAAAGCGGTACTTCATCAGCGCCCTGGCCAGTCCAACCTTCAGCTCCAACAGAGCCAGCCTCATCCCGATGCAGTTTCGCGGCCCCACCCCGAAGGGCAGCCAATCCATCGGGTTCCGCTTCTCCCTCTCTTCCTTAGTAAACCTTCGAAAATTACAGAATTCAAGTAGGTCTTCGGGTATAGATTATCACGgagtggtgtaagtttgggccccctatcaGCTTGTTTGAAAGTGCCATGGGCTTTTTGCATGACACTTTGTTTTTAAAAGGTTGTAGTCAGACTACATCTAAAGACACTAGCTGTCCCAGGGGTGCCTGACTTGGGCCGGCTGGGATCTTAGTTACTCAGCTGATGCCAGTGACAGATGTTCATTCTTGTTCATCTATTAATTATCATATTTGATATATGCGTGCATGCCGCCATATTGACTTGTGCATACTGGGGAATACGGCACCTTAGAGTTGCCTTGCTGATATATTGAAATTTATTGTCCTTCAATCAGGTAATCCCACAGGGCATGCATGAAGTTCAACACCAATTTCAGGTTAGGCCCTGAACACACGTGTGCgtacacaaaatgtatatgtatgtacatgcaaTGTATAACGCTAGCTTACCTTATTCTGtcgggtaacctttatccgttctttttaagaacaaggtatttaggggtaccaagtcgacagatggtagtttcaactgcaatagtttgaaaatgtcacaatttgaaactaccctccatcgacttgatatccctggataccctgtttaggaacacaacggatataggttaccccacggataaaaggtgaactaacgttatgtttatttgGTCTTTCTTGTCTTtatgtatcatacttttcattccccTCAaatgcccggccgggcccctttgtggaaatgtcaCATTAGCCGAAATGATACCACGAGACAATTTTATGCCCAATAAATTGCCTCGTGGTACATATGATTTATGCGATACAAATATTAACATAAACAAACCTTTCGGGGATGAACTTCCTCGGTTCGTTCCAGCGAGCAGGATCATAGTGAATGGCGAGGGCGGGGATGACTACACTCATACCCTTTGGGACGGTAACCCACTTCAGTCTGGCCTCTTCATTAGAAACCCGCAAGATGCtaataaaaaatatttttaaagtttcaCACATACGATCCAAATACAAACATATACCCAGGAATCTATTATACATAATATGAGGCTACGAATGTCCTGAACAACTATCTATATAATATGTACACTAGCAATATATAGAACATTAATACCTGGCCCCCAGAGGGTAGAGGCGGAGGGTCTCCATGATGCACATCTCTAGGTAAGACATCTTCTGGACAGCCTCATAGTCAACCTCGCCCTGTAAACCAcaaatttgttttacatgttgtataaagTCATTGGACCAAATATTTTGATGCTCAGGATAATTTCTTACATGGACATAGACTCACTGAACAGTTTGCCagtaatgttttaaaaagaggGATGAAGCATGTAGAATACGTTTTAGACACACCATAGTTTACCTGTTATTCTCTTTGTATCaaacttactgcatttagctccattgaataaatgaatgaatgattatgCAATAAACGTCGTCATTGCTAAATTTGTGCAGCAACCTGCTCGACTGAAAGTCACTTCTCTCTAGTTGAAATAAAATCCAAAGGGAATCCTCATCAAACATTTGATGATATGAGGAACATGACCGACATTTTAATCTCTGATCATCCTTTGAAAAAAGACTTGCCCCCAAGCTGTGCTTATTTCGGAGTCATGATCACCCCTCAAAATAAACTCAAACCCCTCACAATGTTGTATCAAATTAGAATTTAATGCGATGTggcaaaagtttgaaaaatgaaGACCTTTTAGTGCAGATATCTTCATTGTCATTTCTATTTGACAGCGTTTACATAATGAAACAGAATTGAATCCTAACGTACTTCGCTCCCGATAACTTCGTTGATCTCCTGCCTGGCTTTGTCTTGGATCTCCTGATTGAGTGCCAGCTGGTACAGCGCGAAGGACATCGATGTTGAGAGAGTCTCGAAAGCAGCGGAAAAGAAGCCGATTCCATTTCCAACAACGTCGTCCCTGGTTAATGCTGAAATTACaggaaaatatgaaatttccgcagCAATATAAATGGTAAAAAACTGTCAATGGGTATCCCTACATGTAAATATAGTTAAATatccagacatacatgtatgtgagtgtaGTCATGAGTCATAACTTCCCATCTGTTTACAACATTGGAGCAGAGCCAAACCAGTCATCCAATCCTGTCCAGTCTGGATAAGGATgtccaccccagtgatgaaccggaacgaaggggggggggggtacaaactcacgcacgtttgggatagtgttcttgcCGCAATAGCGCCACCtatacatcggctacatatagcgccgagaagcagaactcctgttagaagctctgaggaagatgtctgacaagacatcgaaacgtcagcaggtgagaaaaactggttgtgtaaaagaaaactcttatgtcctatcCTATCATATTACGCCATTTTTCCTAATATCCTGGCAATCTGCCCAACTGCAGACACAGGGCTAAGACACCAACTGATTACAATACCTGGTAATGATTTATATTAATCGATAGTCATTGGATTTTCTTGACTTTTTTAAATATTGTCAAAGACTTGCTCCTGCCTAATAATGTTATTGAGCATATCTAGTCTGCGATATAtatctcctggctcccgggattcgaacccgcaccGAACCCGGGccaccagatcacaaacccagcacTGCTAACCAGTAAGCCAAAAGCACAGAGCCGTTGGCATGGTTagtttggcggcgcttgaaccccactgttacaatactCACCCTTTTCTTATTAAGATTCTTCCTCCAATCTCCGAGTGCGATATCATTGTGTGGCACATCTTCTAGCCTGTGACTCACAGGGTCGGCACAGGAAccaatgtaagaaaggagtagaaacaatatcctgactcccgggattcgaacccgtgcTGAAACCGGGCCGCCAGATCATAAACCCAATGCGCAAACCACAACGCCAAAAGGTCAGAGCcattggcatggtcagtttggtgactcttgaaccccactgttacacatggAAGTAAATGGAACAAGTAAAAGATGTTGGCAGTTACATACGTTGCTTTTTCCCGACCACTTTGGGTCCGTTGGTGCTTTCATCACCGCTCTCCTGGTGTGCATCTATCATAATCTGGAGCAGGTCAACACGTCCCTTTGAACATGAGATGGATAATTAGTATTTTTCTTCTAAGTCAACAATAGGGGTGGGTAATGGTACAgaaaaatcaggtccaggtacggtttaGGTCCACATGATCAAgtcctggtccggacctgaaccttgacctaattgtctgtgaaaacatgTAGACTGGACGACACAAAGCAATCACTCCATTGACCCTCCAGTCCTCCGGGCATCTTGTATTGAACCTATCAAGAACTACTGATTATTAAATGCAGATCTTTTGTAAATAGACCGATCCCATCGCGGAGTAAGATTCTTTGTTCTTAAAAAcggaatttagggatatcaaggcAATGGATGGTTCAATATTGCAATTTCCCTGTTGTAAATACCGTTTTCaaaaccaacggatataggttacccggtggataaaggtgaaccagcagcATCATGTAATAGGACAATGTATCAATATCCCTACTTTGCCTCCGTCAGTCTTTCTCATTTCAAGAAGCTGCTCCATGACTCCGTCAAAGAAGTCGGTAACGTCCCTCGGGGTGAAGGGGTGATAATTGATCGTCTCG
The sequence above is drawn from the Branchiostoma floridae strain S238N-H82 chromosome 4, Bfl_VNyyK, whole genome shotgun sequence genome and encodes:
- the LOC118413321 gene encoding cytochrome P450 3A12-like, whose amino-acid sequence is MMAIQEFLPVPLTWFLLPLLAVLFYVYAVHPLFVFKKMGVPGIGFPLPIVGTSYQTAQMGVYNPEYSASDFGPVLGVFNGMNPILIVTDAEMIKEILVKQFHNFVNRQPEVQDINIKPQSRQVFQLRDEDWRNVRVALTPAFSGSKLKQMMAALNSCADQLVENLNSFVTTKESFDVKEMTGAFSMDVTARTIFGAEVNSQRDPQNPVIVHAKRAFDFNFKSPLMFLYLMFPSIAKPIFETINYHPFTPRDVTDFFDGVMEQLLEMRKTDGGKGRVDLLQIMIDAHQESGDESTNGPKVVGKKQPLTRDDVVGNGIGFFSAAFETLSTSMSFALYQLALNQEIQDKARQEINEVIGSEGEVDYEAVQKMSYLEMCIMETLRLYPLGASILRVSNEEARLKWVTVPKGMSVVIPALAIHYDPARWNEPRKFIPERFTKEEREKRNPMDWLPFGVGPRNCIGMRLALLELKVGLARALMKYRFVTGPDTVPVKLNKWKVLPVPMEPIRLRVEPLD